A single Nostoc sp. PCC 7107 DNA region contains:
- the rplO gene encoding 50S ribosomal protein L15 gives MRLNDVKPQKGSKKRRRRVGRGISAGQGASAGLGMRGQKSRSGSSTRPGFEGGQQPLYRRIPKLKGFPLVNRKIYTTINVEKLASLPANTEVTLDSLKAAGILTSVKGSLKILGNGELNVALNVKAAAFTGQARSKIEAAGGSCEVLG, from the coding sequence ATGAGACTCAACGATGTTAAGCCTCAAAAAGGCTCGAAAAAACGCCGTCGCCGTGTAGGTAGAGGTATTTCGGCTGGTCAAGGTGCCAGTGCTGGTCTCGGTATGCGGGGTCAAAAATCCCGCTCTGGTAGCAGTACTAGACCAGGGTTTGAAGGTGGTCAACAACCACTTTACCGCCGTATACCCAAGCTGAAAGGCTTTCCTCTTGTGAATCGCAAGATTTACACTACGATAAATGTAGAGAAGCTGGCCTCTCTTCCTGCCAATACAGAAGTAACATTGGATTCTTTAAAAGCAGCAGGTATCTTAACCTCTGTCAAGGGTTCATTGAAAATTTTGGGTAATGGGGAATTAAACGTTGCGCTCAACGTCAAAGCGGCAGCTTTCACAGGTCAAGCTCGTAGCAAAATTGAGGCGGCTGGAGGAAGTTGTGAAGTTTTAGGGTGA
- the rpsE gene encoding 30S ribosomal protein S5 — MATGRRKTNRAKKEETNWQERVIQIRRVSKVVKGGKKLSFRAIVVVGNERGQVGVGVGKASDVIGAVKKGVADGKKHLIDIPITKSNSIPHPIDGIGGGAKVIMRPAAPGTGVIAGGAVRTVLELAGVRNVLAKQLGSNNPLNNARAAVNALSTLRTLAEVAEDRGIAIDKLYI, encoded by the coding sequence ATGGCAACAGGTCGTCGTAAAACTAACCGCGCGAAAAAAGAAGAAACCAACTGGCAAGAGCGCGTAATCCAAATCCGACGCGTGAGCAAGGTCGTTAAGGGTGGTAAAAAACTCAGCTTCCGGGCGATCGTCGTCGTTGGTAACGAACGTGGTCAAGTTGGTGTCGGAGTAGGGAAAGCCTCAGATGTAATTGGTGCTGTTAAAAAAGGTGTAGCTGATGGCAAAAAACACCTAATTGACATTCCCATTACAAAATCTAATTCTATCCCTCATCCTATTGATGGCATTGGTGGTGGTGCAAAAGTGATTATGCGTCCAGCCGCACCTGGTACTGGTGTAATTGCTGGTGGTGCTGTTCGGACTGTGCTGGAATTAGCAGGAGTTCGTAACGTTCTAGCTAAACAACTCGGTTCTAACAACCCACTCAATAATGCTAGAGCCGCAGTCAATGCTTTATCTACACTACGTACTTTGGCTGAAGTTGCTGAAGATCGTGGCATTGCTATTGACAAACTCTACATTTAG
- the rplR gene encoding 50S ribosomal protein L18, producing the protein MKLTRRESKQRRHRRVRGKVNGSPERPRLAVFRSNEHIYAQVIDDTQHQTLVAASTLDTEIKANLASGANCEASAKVGKLIAARALEKGINKVVFDRGGNLYHGRIKTLAEAAREAGLDF; encoded by the coding sequence ATGAAACTTACTCGTAGAGAATCAAAACAGCGTCGTCATCGCCGCGTCCGTGGCAAGGTTAACGGTTCTCCTGAACGCCCACGCCTAGCCGTATTTCGCTCTAACGAACACATTTACGCGCAAGTAATTGATGATACTCAACATCAAACCTTAGTAGCTGCATCAACTTTAGATACAGAGATCAAAGCAAATTTAGCTTCTGGTGCTAACTGTGAAGCGTCAGCAAAAGTTGGGAAGTTAATTGCAGCGCGAGCGCTCGAAAAAGGCATTAATAAAGTAGTATTTGATCGCGGTGGTAACTTATACCATGGTCGAATCAAAACACTAGCTGAAGCCGCACGCGAAGCTGGCTTGGATTTTTAA
- the rplF gene encoding 50S ribosomal protein L6 produces MSRIGKRPITIPAKVQITIDGTKVVVKGPKGELSRDLPVHVTVSQEGETLQVVRKDDSRTSRQMHGLSRTLVANMVEGVSQGFQRRLEIQGVGYRAQVQGRNLVLNMGFSHQVNIEPPDGIQFAVEGNTNVIVSGYDKEIVGNTAAKIRAVRPPEPYKGKGIRYAGEVVRRKAGKTGGKGKK; encoded by the coding sequence ATGTCTCGTATTGGTAAACGACCAATTACTATTCCCGCCAAAGTGCAAATTACCATTGATGGCACAAAGGTTGTGGTCAAAGGCCCTAAAGGTGAACTTTCACGGGATTTACCTGTTCACGTGACAGTCAGCCAAGAAGGGGAAACCTTACAAGTAGTTCGTAAAGATGATTCCCGTACCTCTCGCCAAATGCACGGTTTAAGCCGGACATTGGTGGCCAATATGGTAGAGGGAGTTTCCCAAGGTTTTCAACGTCGTTTGGAAATTCAAGGGGTTGGTTATCGAGCGCAAGTGCAAGGGCGTAACCTAGTTTTAAACATGGGTTTCAGCCATCAAGTAAACATTGAGCCACCAGATGGAATTCAGTTTGCTGTAGAAGGCAACACTAACGTCATAGTTAGCGGCTACGACAAAGAAATCGTAGGTAATACAGCTGCTAAAATTCGTGCCGTCAGACCACCAGAACCTTACAAAGGTAAAGGGATTCGCTATGCAGGTGAAGTAGTCAGACGCAAAGCTGGTAAGACCGGAGGTAAAGGTAAGAAATAA
- the rpsH gene encoding 30S ribosomal protein S8, with protein MAANDTIADMLTRIRNANMARHQTTQVPATKMTRSIAKVLQEEGFISEFSETGEGVKRHLVVALKYKGKNRQPLITALKRVSKPGLRVYSNRKELPRVLGGIGIAIISTSSGIMTDREARRQNLGGEVLCYVW; from the coding sequence ATGGCGGCTAACGACACAATTGCAGATATGCTGACGCGCATCCGCAATGCCAACATGGCAAGGCATCAAACAACACAAGTGCCAGCCACTAAAATGACCCGTAGTATTGCCAAAGTACTACAGGAAGAAGGATTTATTTCGGAATTTTCAGAAACCGGAGAAGGCGTAAAACGTCATCTGGTGGTTGCCTTAAAATACAAGGGTAAAAATCGTCAGCCTTTGATTACCGCTTTAAAACGGGTGAGTAAACCAGGTTTACGCGTTTATTCCAACCGAAAAGAATTACCCAGAGTATTAGGCGGTATCGGTATTGCCATTATTTCTACATCTAGTGGCATTATGACCGATCGCGAAGCTCGCCGTCAGAACTTGGGTGGTGAAGTACTTTGCTACGTCTGGTAG
- the rplE gene encoding 50S ribosomal protein L5, translated as MATTRLKTLYRETIVPKLTTQFQYTNVHQVPKVIKVTVNRGLGEAAQNAKSLEASINEIALITGQKPVVTRAKKAIAGFKIRQGMPVGIMVTLRGERMYAFLDRLISLTLPRIRDFRGISPKSFDGRGNYTLGVREQLIFPEVEYDSIDQIRGLDISIITTAKNDEEGRALLKELGMPFRDQ; from the coding sequence ATGGCGACAACAAGACTCAAAACCTTATATCGAGAGACAATCGTCCCTAAACTGACAACCCAGTTTCAATACACCAACGTTCATCAAGTACCGAAGGTGATAAAAGTTACTGTTAATAGAGGTTTGGGCGAAGCCGCACAAAATGCTAAGTCGCTGGAAGCTTCTATCAACGAAATTGCGCTGATTACAGGTCAAAAACCTGTAGTGACGAGGGCTAAAAAAGCGATCGCAGGCTTTAAAATTCGTCAAGGTATGCCAGTCGGGATCATGGTCACTCTCAGAGGTGAGAGAATGTATGCTTTTCTCGACCGTCTGATCAGCTTGACACTACCAAGAATTCGCGACTTTCGTGGTATCAGTCCTAAAAGCTTTGATGGACGCGGTAACTATACTCTGGGCGTAAGAGAACAGCTAATATTTCCAGAAGTCGAATACGATAGCATTGATCAGATTCGTGGTCTGGATATTTCAATCATTACTACAGCAAAAAATGACGAAGAGGGCCGCGCTTTACTCAAAGAATTGGGAATGCCCTTTCGCGATCAATAA
- the rplX gene encoding 50S ribosomal protein L24, which translates to MARQKEKEFHKMHVKTGDTVQVIAGKDKGKVGEIIKALPELSKVVVKGVNIKTKHLKPQQEGESGRIMTQEYPIHSSNVMLYSTKQNVASRVCYTFTPEGKKVRKLKKTGEIID; encoded by the coding sequence ATGGCAAGGCAAAAGGAAAAAGAATTTCATAAAATGCACGTCAAAACTGGCGACACCGTGCAAGTGATTGCTGGTAAAGATAAAGGCAAAGTTGGTGAAATCATTAAAGCATTACCGGAACTGAGTAAAGTTGTTGTTAAAGGTGTCAACATTAAGACTAAGCACCTTAAACCCCAACAAGAAGGGGAATCTGGGCGGATCATGACTCAGGAGTACCCCATTCATAGTTCCAACGTGATGCTCTATTCCACAAAACAAAATGTCGCTAGTCGCGTTTGCTATACCTTTACACCAGAAGGCAAGAAGGTGAGAAAACTCAAAAAAACTGGCGAGATTATTGATTAA
- the rplN gene encoding 50S ribosomal protein L14 has protein sequence MIQPQTYLNVADNSGARKLMCIRVLGAGNSRYGFIGDKIIAVVKDAIPNMAVKKSDVVEAVIVRTRHNIHRDSGMTIRFDDNAAVIINKDGNPRGTRVFGPVARELRDKNFTKIVSLAPEVL, from the coding sequence GTGATTCAACCCCAAACTTACTTGAATGTGGCAGATAACAGCGGCGCTCGTAAACTGATGTGTATCCGAGTCTTAGGCGCGGGTAACAGTCGTTACGGTTTTATCGGCGACAAAATTATTGCTGTTGTCAAAGATGCTATTCCTAACATGGCTGTGAAAAAATCAGATGTTGTGGAAGCTGTCATTGTTCGTACTCGTCATAACATTCATCGTGATAGCGGTATGACTATCCGCTTTGATGATAATGCCGCAGTGATCATCAACAAAGATGGTAATCCTAGAGGCACACGAGTATTTGGCCCAGTAGCACGGGAATTACGAGACAAAAACTTTACTAAAATTGTTTCCTTAGCCCCGGAGGTGCTGTAA
- the rpsQ gene encoding 30S ribosomal protein S17 encodes MAIKERVGLVVSDKMQKTVVVAIENRAPHPKYGKIVVKTRRYKAHDEENKCKVGDRVRIQETRPLSKTKRWQVTEILNTKNS; translated from the coding sequence ATGGCAATCAAAGAACGAGTTGGCTTGGTAGTGAGCGACAAAATGCAGAAAACAGTGGTAGTTGCCATTGAAAACCGCGCTCCCCATCCCAAGTACGGCAAGATTGTAGTGAAAACCCGCCGCTATAAAGCTCACGATGAAGAAAATAAATGCAAAGTGGGCGATCGCGTGCGGATTCAGGAAACCAGACCCTTGAGCAAAACCAAGCGCTGGCAAGTCACAGAGATACTCAACACTAAAAATTCATAA
- the rpmC gene encoding 50S ribosomal protein L29 has protein sequence MPLPKISEARELSDEKLSEEIIATKRQLFQLRLQKATRQLEKPHQFRHARHRLAQLLTVEGERKRAANQPVKEEK, from the coding sequence ATGCCGCTTCCCAAGATTTCAGAAGCTAGAGAATTAAGTGACGAGAAATTATCTGAGGAAATTATCGCCACTAAAAGACAACTGTTTCAGTTGCGCTTGCAAAAGGCAACCAGACAACTAGAAAAACCTCACCAATTCCGCCATGCTCGCCATCGCCTCGCCCAACTCTTAACGGTAGAGGGAGAACGCAAACGGGCAGCAAATCAACCGGTTAAGGAAGAAAAATAA
- the rplP gene encoding 50S ribosomal protein L16, protein MLSPRRTKFRKQQRGRMAGLAHRGSTLNFGDFALQAQEPAWITSRQIEASRRAMTRYIRRGGKIWIRIFPDKPVTMRPAETRMGSGKGNPEFWVAVVKPGRILFEIAGVSEEIAREAMRLAAFKLPIKTKFIVRPQIEEEQE, encoded by the coding sequence ATGTTAAGTCCTAGAAGAACTAAATTCCGCAAACAACAGCGCGGACGGATGGCGGGTCTAGCCCATCGGGGTAGTACCCTTAACTTTGGTGATTTTGCACTTCAAGCCCAAGAACCAGCTTGGATTACATCTCGGCAAATCGAGGCTTCCCGTCGGGCGATGACTCGTTATATTCGTCGGGGTGGTAAGATCTGGATTCGGATTTTCCCAGATAAACCTGTTACCATGCGTCCGGCTGAAACCCGGATGGGTTCTGGTAAAGGTAATCCAGAATTTTGGGTAGCTGTAGTCAAGCCAGGGCGGATTTTGTTTGAAATCGCTGGTGTTTCAGAAGAAATTGCCCGTGAGGCTATGCGCCTAGCTGCATTTAAGCTGCCAATTAAAACCAAATTTATTGTGCGCCCTCAAATAGAAGAGGAGCAGGAGTAG
- the rpsC gene encoding 30S ribosomal protein S3 produces MGQKIHPVGFRLGITQEHQSRWYADPERYPELLQEDHKLRKYIEQKLGRLAQNNAGISEVRIERKADQIDLEVRTARPGVVVGRGGQGIESLRTGLQDLLGSNRQIRINVVEVQRVDADAYLISEYIAQQLERRVSFRRVVRQAIQRAQRAGIQGIKIQVSGRLNGAEIARTEWTREGRVPLHTLRADIDYAYCTAKTVYGILGIKVWVFKGEIIPGQEETQPQPATREREPRRRQQQRRRQQFEDRSNEG; encoded by the coding sequence GTGGGACAAAAAATTCATCCAGTTGGCTTTCGCCTCGGAATTACCCAAGAACACCAATCCCGTTGGTATGCAGATCCAGAACGCTATCCAGAACTTTTACAAGAAGATCACAAACTTCGTAAGTATATAGAACAAAAACTGGGTAGACTTGCTCAAAATAACGCTGGGATTTCTGAAGTCAGAATTGAGCGCAAAGCAGATCAAATTGATCTAGAAGTGCGGACAGCACGCCCTGGTGTAGTCGTAGGTCGTGGTGGACAAGGTATTGAATCTTTACGCACCGGACTACAAGATTTGTTGGGTAGCAATCGCCAAATTCGGATCAACGTTGTAGAAGTACAACGAGTTGATGCTGATGCTTACTTAATTTCAGAATACATAGCGCAACAACTAGAACGCCGCGTTTCCTTCCGTCGAGTAGTCCGCCAAGCAATTCAACGGGCGCAACGCGCTGGAATTCAAGGAATTAAAATTCAAGTCAGCGGTCGGCTCAACGGTGCAGAAATTGCTCGGACAGAGTGGACGCGTGAAGGTAGAGTACCCTTACACACCTTACGGGCTGACATTGATTACGCTTACTGCACAGCAAAAACTGTTTACGGTATTTTGGGCATCAAAGTGTGGGTATTTAAAGGAGAAATTATTCCTGGACAGGAAGAAACTCAACCCCAACCCGCTACCCGCGAACGTGAACCTCGTCGCCGCCAACAACAGCGCCGTCGCCAGCAGTTTGAAGACCGTTCAAATGAAGGCTAA
- the rplV gene encoding 50S ribosomal protein L22, with product MATNTTEVKAIARYIRMSPFKVRRVLDQIRGRSYREALIILEFMPYRACDPVLKLIRSAAANAEHNAGLDRAQLVITQAYADQGPVLKRFQPRAQGRAYQIRKPTCHITVAVAAGDTAE from the coding sequence ATGGCAACTAATACTACAGAAGTAAAAGCGATCGCCCGTTATATACGTATGTCTCCCTTTAAGGTGCGTCGTGTACTTGATCAAATTCGAGGGCGGTCTTATAGAGAAGCGCTCATAATCCTGGAATTCATGCCTTATCGGGCTTGTGACCCAGTACTGAAATTGATCAGAAGCGCAGCCGCAAATGCTGAACATAATGCAGGTCTAGACCGCGCTCAACTGGTGATTACCCAAGCTTACGCTGATCAAGGCCCAGTCCTGAAACGTTTCCAACCTAGAGCGCAAGGTCGAGCTTACCAAATTCGCAAACCTACGTGTCACATTACAGTAGCTGTTGCTGCTGGCGATACTGCGGAATAA
- the rpsS gene encoding 30S ribosomal protein S19, whose translation MGRSLKKGPFVADHLLSKIEKLNDRNEKQVIKTWSRASTILPQMVGHTIAVHNGRQHVPVFISDQMVGHKLGEFAPTRTYRGHGKSDKKAGR comes from the coding sequence ATGGGTCGTTCACTAAAAAAAGGGCCTTTCGTTGCCGATCATTTACTCAGCAAAATTGAAAAGCTGAATGATAGAAACGAAAAACAAGTTATTAAAACTTGGTCAAGAGCATCAACAATCCTACCCCAAATGGTAGGACACACTATTGCTGTTCATAATGGCAGACAGCATGTGCCTGTGTTTATCAGTGATCAAATGGTAGGACACAAGTTGGGAGAATTTGCCCCAACACGCACCTACAGGGGTCATGGCAAAAGTGACAAAAAAGCGGGTAGATAG
- the rplB gene encoding 50S ribosomal protein L2 has product MGTRSYRPYTPSTRQVTISDFSEITKTEPEKSLTVYIHRAKGRNNQGRITSRRRGGGHKKLYRIIDFKRDKRNIPATVLAIEYDPNRNARIALLQYQDGEKRYILQPNGLTVGTTVIAGTESPIEDGNALPLANIPLGTSVHNVELTAGKGGQIVRSAGATAQVVAKEGNYVTLKLPSGEVRMVRRECYATIGQVGNTDARNLSAGKAGRNRWKGRRPKVRGSVMNPVDHPHGGGEGRAPIGRSGPVTPWGKPTLGAKTRKPKKPSSKLIVRRRRKSSKRGRGGRQS; this is encoded by the coding sequence ATGGGTACTCGTTCTTATCGCCCTTATACCCCCAGCACTCGTCAAGTTACTATCTCCGACTTTTCAGAAATTACCAAAACTGAGCCGGAAAAGTCTTTGACGGTGTACATCCATCGCGCCAAAGGTCGCAATAATCAAGGGCGGATAACCAGCCGTCGTCGGGGTGGCGGACACAAAAAACTTTATCGGATTATCGATTTTAAAAGAGATAAGCGCAACATTCCGGCTACAGTATTAGCAATTGAGTATGATCCCAACCGGAACGCTCGCATTGCCTTGCTGCAATATCAGGATGGGGAAAAACGCTATATCCTCCAACCTAATGGATTGACTGTAGGTACAACTGTAATTGCTGGAACTGAGTCTCCCATTGAAGATGGCAACGCCTTACCATTGGCAAACATTCCTTTGGGTACAAGTGTTCATAACGTCGAACTTACCGCAGGTAAAGGTGGTCAAATTGTGCGTTCTGCTGGCGCTACAGCCCAAGTAGTTGCGAAAGAAGGTAATTATGTAACTCTCAAGTTACCTTCTGGAGAAGTGCGGATGGTACGGCGTGAATGCTACGCCACCATTGGCCAAGTAGGCAACACCGACGCGAGAAACCTAAGTGCAGGTAAAGCTGGACGTAACCGTTGGAAGGGTCGCCGTCCAAAAGTCAGAGGGAGTGTCATGAACCCAGTGGATCACCCACATGGTGGTGGTGAAGGTAGAGCGCCCATTGGGAGATCTGGCCCAGTCACACCTTGGGGTAAACCAACATTGGGAGCCAAGACGCGCAAACCCAAGAAACCTAGCAGTAAGTTGATTGTGCGTCGTCGGCGCAAATCTTCCAAACGTGGTCGTGGTGGTCGTCAGTCTTAA
- a CDS encoding 50S ribosomal protein L23 — protein sequence MPKIDPRDLPDLVRRPIVTEKATILMEQNQYTFEVVIKATKPDIKLAIEDLFQVKVVKINTATQPRKKRRVGKFVGYKPQYKKAIVTVSPGDAQKIRQILFPEV from the coding sequence GTGCCTAAGATTGACCCCCGTGATCTGCCAGACTTGGTGCGTCGTCCAATTGTTACCGAAAAGGCGACGATTCTGATGGAACAGAATCAATACACTTTTGAAGTGGTAATCAAAGCTACCAAGCCAGATATTAAATTAGCGATCGAAGACTTGTTTCAAGTCAAGGTAGTCAAAATTAATACTGCTACACAGCCACGTAAAAAACGTCGTGTTGGCAAATTTGTTGGCTACAAGCCTCAATATAAAAAAGCTATTGTCACCGTCTCACCTGGGGACGCACAGAAGATTAGACAGATTCTATTCCCAGAGGTCTAA
- the rplD gene encoding 50S ribosomal protein L4: protein MVETVVKNWQGEEVGQKTFDLRVAKEATAAHIVHRALVRQTTNARQGTASTKTRSEVRGGGRKPWRQKGTGRARAGSIRSPLWRGGGVIFGPKPREYDLKMNRKERRLALRTAFVSRADDLIVVEEFSSELSRPKTKDLVAALARWGANPEQKSLLILSEIADTVYLSGRNVENLKIIAADQLNVYDLLHADKIVVTAPALEKIQEVYSA, encoded by the coding sequence ATGGTTGAGACTGTAGTTAAAAACTGGCAAGGAGAAGAAGTCGGACAAAAAACGTTCGACTTGCGGGTTGCCAAAGAGGCAACAGCGGCGCATATTGTACACCGCGCTTTAGTTAGACAAACGACCAATGCGCGTCAAGGAACTGCTAGTACAAAAACTCGTTCGGAAGTGCGAGGTGGTGGCCGTAAACCCTGGCGACAAAAAGGTACAGGTCGCGCTCGTGCAGGTTCTATTCGTTCGCCATTATGGCGTGGTGGTGGTGTGATTTTTGGGCCGAAACCCAGAGAATACGACCTCAAAATGAACCGTAAAGAACGGCGATTAGCATTAAGAACGGCCTTTGTGAGTCGTGCTGATGACTTGATTGTGGTAGAAGAATTTAGTAGCGAACTTTCTCGCCCCAAAACGAAGGATTTAGTTGCAGCTTTGGCGCGTTGGGGCGCAAACCCAGAACAAAAGAGCTTATTAATTTTGTCTGAGATTGCAGATACAGTTTATCTGTCAGGACGCAACGTAGAAAATTTAAAAATTATTGCAGCAGATCAACTAAATGTTTATGACTTGCTGCACGCTGACAAAATTGTCGTCACAGCACCAGCATTAGAAAAAATCCAGGAGGTCTACAGTGCCTAA
- the rplC gene encoding 50S ribosomal protein L3 has product MSVGILGTKLGMTQVFDEAGAAIPVTVIQAGPCTVTQVKTKQTDGYAAIQLGYGEVKPKSLNKPLLGHLAKSSAPALRHLSEFRTDNSGEYTLGQEIKADIFSAGQIVDVIGTSIGRGFAGNQKRNNFGRGPMSHGSKNHRAPGSIGAGTTPGRVYPGKRMAGRLGGTRVTISKLTVVRVDAERNLLLIKGAIPGKPGALVTVVPAKKVGK; this is encoded by the coding sequence GTGTCTGTAGGTATTCTCGGCACCAAGCTGGGCATGACCCAAGTATTTGACGAAGCAGGAGCAGCAATTCCTGTCACAGTCATTCAAGCAGGTCCATGCACTGTTACCCAAGTTAAAACAAAACAAACTGATGGTTACGCCGCCATTCAACTTGGTTACGGCGAAGTCAAACCAAAATCACTCAATAAACCCTTGTTGGGTCACTTAGCAAAATCATCAGCCCCGGCTTTACGTCACCTCAGTGAGTTTCGTACAGACAATTCTGGCGAATACACATTAGGACAAGAAATTAAAGCAGATATTTTTAGTGCTGGTCAAATCGTAGATGTAATCGGTACCAGCATAGGTCGCGGTTTTGCAGGCAACCAAAAACGAAATAACTTTGGTCGCGGGCCAATGTCTCACGGTTCCAAAAACCACAGAGCGCCTGGTTCTATTGGTGCTGGTACAACACCCGGTCGTGTGTACCCAGGAAAAAGAATGGCAGGGCGTTTGGGTGGTACCCGCGTCACCATTAGTAAATTGACAGTTGTGCGTGTAGATGCAGAACGTAACTTGTTACTCATTAAAGGAGCAATACCTGGTAAACCAGGTGCCTTAGTAACTGTTGTACCTGCAAAGAAAGTTGGTAAATAG
- a CDS encoding NAD(P)H-quinone oxidoreductase subunit N — MALITTGNGLIRDLEKFGALGTYVPLEGGFEGRYRRRLRAAGYVTLNMTARGLGDVAAYLTGVHGVRPPHLGKKSTSSGAAVGSVYYLPPIVNYQLEQLPPKSKGLVLWIIEGHILSDQEVEFLAELPSLEPRVKVVLERGGARAFNWKPLTATFAVSSQAV; from the coding sequence ATGGCACTAATTACCACTGGCAATGGTTTAATCCGAGATTTGGAAAAATTTGGCGCTCTCGGTACGTACGTCCCTTTAGAGGGAGGCTTTGAAGGTCGATATCGCCGCCGACTGCGTGCTGCTGGCTATGTGACCTTAAATATGACTGCTAGGGGATTGGGCGATGTGGCTGCTTATCTCACAGGAGTTCATGGAGTCAGACCACCTCATTTGGGTAAAAAAAGTACTAGTAGTGGCGCTGCTGTAGGTAGTGTCTACTATTTACCTCCAATTGTTAACTATCAGCTAGAACAGCTACCACCAAAATCTAAGGGTTTGGTTTTGTGGATTATTGAGGGGCATATTCTTTCTGACCAAGAAGTGGAGTTTTTGGCAGAACTACCAAGTTTGGAACCAAGAGTAAAGGTAGTGCTTGAAAGAGGAGGCGCTCGCGCTTTCAATTGGAAGCCTTTGACGGCTACCTTTGCTGTTAGTTCTCAAGCTGTGTAA
- a CDS encoding NUDIX hydrolase, whose translation MSNLKKWKILQSDMVLSHPWCQVRQDKIELPNGKVIDDFFVSIKPEIAIILPITSNQEIVFVRQYRHAVADFFIELPAGHFDPTQESAEIAAIRELQEETGYLAQQVKKVTVFYDKPSKDTNRIHLFLAENVMKVGEQNLDITEEIEVILIPIDSVLDKIYQGEISVSGTIAAIFLGLQLIQ comes from the coding sequence ATGAGCAATCTCAAGAAATGGAAAATCTTGCAGTCAGATATGGTTTTAAGCCATCCTTGGTGTCAGGTTAGACAAGATAAAATCGAATTACCTAATGGTAAAGTTATTGATGATTTTTTTGTCAGTATTAAACCAGAAATTGCAATTATTTTGCCAATTACCAGTAATCAAGAAATTGTTTTTGTTAGGCAATACCGACACGCAGTCGCAGATTTTTTTATCGAATTACCAGCCGGACATTTTGACCCTACACAAGAAAGTGCAGAAATCGCCGCCATTCGAGAATTACAAGAAGAAACTGGTTATTTAGCTCAACAAGTTAAAAAAGTCACTGTTTTTTATGATAAACCCAGCAAAGATACCAACCGCATACATTTATTTTTAGCTGAGAATGTTATGAAAGTTGGAGAACAGAATTTAGATATTACAGAAGAAATTGAAGTTATTTTAATTCCTATAGATTCAGTATTAGATAAAATTTATCAAGGTGAAATTTCTGTATCAGGAACCATTGCGGCTATATTTTTAGGGTTACAACTGATCCAATAG